In a single window of the Streptomyces cinnabarinus genome:
- a CDS encoding DUF1775 domain-containing protein: MRTHRNKAGRAALVVAAAIAATLTSVSTAAAHAEVEADTTQALAENVTLTFTSEAESDSAGFKELRIVLPKGIAPDDVRLDEAPKGWELKTTDDGYSVAGPALKTGIDAVHKITVRQLPDAKEIAFKTVETYSDGEVSRWIELPDGGAELEQPAPLLKLSAAAPGATPVAESPTPRASPTPSATASTTPTPTSTPQAADTASDEDDDSSAGLVVGGVVVVVLVLGAGAWWLIRRRTTRD, from the coding sequence ATGCGCACGCACCGGAACAAGGCAGGCCGCGCCGCTCTCGTCGTCGCCGCTGCCATTGCCGCCACCCTCACCTCGGTCTCAACGGCCGCCGCCCACGCGGAAGTCGAGGCCGACACCACCCAGGCGCTGGCGGAGAACGTCACCCTGACCTTCACCTCGGAGGCCGAGTCCGACAGCGCGGGCTTCAAGGAACTGCGCATCGTCCTGCCCAAGGGCATCGCGCCGGACGACGTGCGGCTCGACGAGGCCCCGAAGGGCTGGGAGCTGAAGACCACGGACGACGGATACTCCGTGGCGGGCCCCGCGCTGAAGACCGGCATCGACGCGGTCCACAAGATCACGGTCCGTCAGCTGCCCGACGCGAAGGAGATCGCCTTCAAGACGGTGGAGACCTACAGCGACGGCGAGGTCTCCCGCTGGATCGAACTCCCCGACGGCGGAGCGGAACTGGAGCAGCCCGCACCGCTGCTGAAGCTGAGCGCGGCGGCCCCCGGCGCCACCCCGGTCGCCGAGAGCCCGACGCCCCGTGCGTCACCGACCCCTTCGGCCACCGCGTCCACGACGCCGACGCCGACGTCGACCCCGCAGGCCGCCGACACGGCGTCGGACGAGGACGACGACTCCTCGGCCGGGCTGGTCGTGGGAGGGGTGGTCGTCGTGGTGCTGGTCCTCGGCGCCGGCGCCTGGTGGCTGATCAGGCGCCGCACGACGCGGGACTGA
- a CDS encoding DUF6174 domain-containing protein: MTSAPPRARALSVAVLCAALLSAMVGCGTEDDSNGRTAASSAAWKEPAAYTYTLESTMGERSLLGKFRITVRNGEVTKAVGLDDSARRLVKRSPDQVPTIGDLLAELHQAREENADKAEAEYAADGHPVKISLDWLEDAIDDEALYVITDYEPADK; the protein is encoded by the coding sequence ATGACCTCCGCACCCCCGCGTGCCCGCGCCCTCTCCGTCGCCGTACTGTGCGCGGCTCTCCTGTCCGCCATGGTCGGCTGCGGAACCGAGGACGATTCGAACGGCCGCACGGCCGCGAGCAGCGCGGCCTGGAAGGAACCCGCCGCGTACACGTACACGCTGGAGTCGACCATGGGTGAACGCTCCCTGCTCGGCAAGTTCCGCATCACCGTGCGGAACGGCGAGGTGACCAAGGCGGTCGGCCTGGACGACAGCGCCCGCCGACTGGTCAAGCGGTCCCCCGACCAAGTGCCCACGATCGGCGACCTGCTGGCCGAACTCCACCAGGCCCGCGAGGAGAACGCGGACAAGGCGGAAGCCGAGTACGCCGCCGACGGTCACCCGGTGAAGATCAGTCTGGACTGGCTGGAGGACGCGATCGACGACGAGGCTCTGTACGTCATCACCGACTACGAACCGGCCGACAAGTAG
- a CDS encoding bleomycin resistance protein, producing the protein MGETTIPILPCQTLRPVLDFYTALGFEVTFQQRSPNPYAVVERGGIQLQFFGMKRYEPAESYSTCYVGTDDVDGLYAAFRSGLKAAYGRIPTRGLPRIGPLKDMPYGVRQFLMTDPGGNCVRVGQQTGEDPHYRPAPEGTFARALHHASLLADSKEDPASAAKAVDRVLDLEDERPTSVELLQLLVLRADIARRLDDEETAASALKRATAIEITAGERESAADALRCLEDLRRP; encoded by the coding sequence ATGGGTGAAACGACCATTCCGATCCTCCCCTGCCAGACCCTCCGGCCCGTCCTCGACTTCTACACCGCCCTGGGTTTCGAGGTGACCTTCCAGCAGCGCAGTCCCAACCCCTACGCGGTCGTGGAACGCGGCGGCATCCAGCTTCAGTTCTTCGGGATGAAGCGGTATGAGCCCGCCGAGTCCTACAGCACCTGTTACGTCGGGACCGATGACGTCGATGGGCTCTACGCCGCTTTCCGCAGCGGTCTCAAGGCCGCCTACGGCAGGATCCCGACCCGGGGCCTGCCGCGGATCGGGCCGCTGAAGGACATGCCGTACGGTGTCCGTCAGTTCCTCATGACCGATCCGGGCGGCAACTGCGTTCGCGTAGGGCAGCAGACCGGCGAGGACCCGCACTATCGCCCCGCCCCCGAGGGGACCTTCGCGCGGGCCCTGCACCACGCTTCCCTCCTCGCCGACTCCAAGGAGGACCCGGCGAGCGCCGCGAAGGCCGTCGACCGGGTGCTGGACCTTGAGGACGAGCGGCCGACCTCGGTGGAGCTGCTCCAACTCCTCGTCCTGCGCGCGGACATCGCCCGGCGCCTGGACGACGAGGAGACGGCGGCCTCGGCGCTCAAGCGGGCCACAGCGATCGAGATCACCGCCGGGGAGCGGGAGTCGGCCGCGGACGCCCTGCGGTGCCTGGAGGATCTGCGCCGGCCCTGA
- a CDS encoding YciI family protein has product MEYFCYHRDRPDSLTLREELIEAHWSYMDQYAAEMIARGPTFAADGDTPTGSVHILDLPDAATARAFAFDEPNYQAGVYRDVLLRRWRNLLGRTMWEFPGGRTEGDRYLVLGLGEGEPADLALPVAQRDELIAYGPLLADDGTTWLGTAALLRAPDPDTARTVLTKERYADIEVHDWAFGGRE; this is encoded by the coding sequence ATGGAGTACTTCTGCTACCACCGTGACCGCCCGGACTCCCTCACCCTGCGTGAGGAACTGATCGAAGCACACTGGTCCTACATGGATCAGTACGCCGCCGAGATGATCGCCCGGGGTCCCACCTTCGCGGCGGACGGTGACACCCCGACCGGCAGCGTGCACATCCTCGATCTGCCCGACGCCGCCACGGCCCGCGCGTTCGCCTTCGACGAGCCCAACTACCAGGCGGGCGTCTACCGGGACGTGCTGCTGCGCAGATGGCGCAACCTGCTCGGGCGCACGATGTGGGAATTCCCCGGCGGCCGCACGGAAGGCGACCGCTACCTCGTGCTCGGCCTCGGGGAGGGCGAACCCGCCGATCTCGCGCTACCGGTGGCCCAGCGGGACGAACTGATCGCCTACGGCCCCCTGCTGGCCGACGACGGCACCACCTGGCTCGGCACCGCGGCCCTGCTCAGGGCGCCCGACCCGGACACGGCACGCACCGTCCTGACCAAAGAACGGTACGCCGACATCGAGGTCCACGACTGGGCATTCGGCGGGCGGGAGTAG